From a single Nicotiana tabacum cultivar K326 chromosome 8, ASM71507v2, whole genome shotgun sequence genomic region:
- the LOC107804527 gene encoding CBL-interacting serine/threonine-protein kinase 11-like, with the protein MPEKPLFGKYELGKLLGCGASAKVYHAREINNGQSVAIKVINKNNKDNIPNENIEREISILRQLRHPYIVKLYEVLATKSKIYFVMEYVKGGELFAKITDHGRFSEDLSRKYFQQLISALNYCHSRGIYHRDLKPENILIDENGDLKISDFGLSATTDQIQKFDGLLHTVCGSPAYVAPEILTIKGYDGAKTDIWSCGIILYVMVAGYLPFYDQNLMLMYKKIYKGEFKCPKWMSPDVKRILSRLLDTNPATRITIEEIIKDPWFRKGLKFIKFSGDEENKDSVISDCLNAFDLISFSQGLDISGLFKSNNPVDDLERTVVEQSPESVIERVEELAKKENFRLRKKKEWGIEIKVQNGKLTMSVDIYRLTERFVIVEVKREAGNGDLYTDLWRNKLKPVILGQQIEEIQNSGS; encoded by the coding sequence ATGCCGGAAAAGCCATTATTCGGGAAATATGAGCTCGGAAAATTACTCGGCTGTGGCGCATCCGCCAAAGTTTACCATGCCCGAGAAATCAACAATGGCCAAAGCGTCGCGATCAAGGTGATCAACAAAAACAACAAGGACAATATTCCAAACGAAAACATTGAGCGAGAAATCTCCATTTTGCGCCAGCTGCGCCACCCTTACATTGTCAAACTCTATGAAGTGCTCGCCACGAAATCGAAAATCTATTTCGTTATGGAATACGTTAAAGGAGGCGAATTATTCGCCAAAATCACCGATCACGGCCGATTTAGTGAGGATCTTAGCCGGAAATACTTTCAGCAACTAATTTCCGCGCTCAATTACTGTCATTCACGTGGAATCTATCATCGCGATTTGAAACCTGAAAACATATTAATTGATGAAAATGGGGATCTCAAAATTTCCGATTTCGGTCTCAGTGCCACAACAGACCAAATACAAAAATTCGACGGGCTGTTACATACCGTTTGCGGATCTCCAGCTTATGTGGCACCAGAGATTCTGACGATCAAAGGATACGACGGTGCTAAAACGGATATATGGTCATGTGGTATTATTCTGTACGTGATGGTCGCCGGTTATTTGCCGTTTTACGATCAGAATTTAATGCTAATGTACAAAAAAATCTACAAAGGTGAATTCAAGTGCCCGAAATGGATGTCTCCAGATGTTAAACGGATATTATCTCGTCTTTTAGATACAAATCCGGCGACGAGAATAACAATTGAAGAAATTATCAAGGATCCGTGGTTTAGAAAGggattgaaatttattaaattttcAGGGGATGAAGAAAATAAGGATTCAGTAATTTCAGATTGTTTGAATGCGTTCGATTTAATTTCGTTTTCTCAAGGATTAGATATTTCGGGATTGTTCAAATCGAATAATCCGGTGGATGATTTGGAGAGGACGGTGGTGGAACAGTCGCCGGAGAGTGTAATTGAGAGAGTTGAGGAGCTGGCTAAGAAGGAGAATTTCAGATtaaggaagaagaaagaatggGGAATTGAGATAAAAGTGCAAAATGGTAAATTAACAATGAGCGTCGATATTTACAGATTGACAGAACGATTTGTAATTGTGGAGGTAAAAAGAGAAGCTGGAAATGGTGATTTGTATACAGATCTATGGCGGAATAAATTAAAGCCGGTAATTCTGGGCCAGCAAATAGAAGAGATTCAGAATTCCGGTAGCTAG